A single Drosophila miranda strain MSH22 chromosome XR, D.miranda_PacBio2.1, whole genome shotgun sequence DNA region contains:
- the LOC117186697 gene encoding uncharacterized protein LOC117186697, with translation MMLARNINIDTEELNEKIIDGIPASGLRDQARIQCFSDLKQILRAFSEIRLPQRKQYATPVSADAAANKGLRCANCNSRGHFAKDCFKPKREPGSCYACGAFGHLFGQCPERRSVSNNNYVRYCKIFLCNKIVTLLIAACLIDSGSPISFVKKSLISTKTILEPVSESYFGLNRSQLKTFGKMLCYVLKGEIKYFFHLNMVSNESMSHGVVLGRNFMNACAQSLDLITLKMVTLDAVNENVNNQLSNNSAIPIESDKLQIKTMGKRMSIGKNEKFNDNTNKIVRDEVIKEAKIDEIVSDTVSKEIDKIVSDTVSKKNG, from the exons ATGATGCTGGCTAGAAACATCAACATAGACACAGAGGAGTTGAACGAAAAGATAATCGATGGAATTCCGGCTTCGGGCTTGCGAGATCAGGCTCGCATTCAGTGCTTCTCGGATCTGAAGCAAATTCTACGTGCATTCTCGGAAATCCGCCTTCCGCAGCGGAAGCAGTATGCCACACCCGTCTCGGCAGATGCTGCAGCTAACAAGGGCTTACGCTGCGCCAACTGCAACTCACGTGGTCACTTCGCCAAGGACTGCTTCAAGCCAAAAAGGGAGCCTGGATCCTGCTACGCATGTGGGGCATTTGGCCACCTATTCGGACAATGCCCGGAGAGAAGAAGCGTAAGCAACAACAATTATGTAAGATACTGTAAGATTTTCTTATGTAATAAGATTGTAACACTATTAATTGCAGCATGCCTTATAGACTCTGGGAGTCCAATATCGTTCGTTAAGAAAAGTTTAATTTCTACAAAAACCATCCTGGAGCCAGTTTCTGAATCATATTTTGGGCTGAATCGAAGCCAATTGAAAACATTTGGAAAAATGTTATGTTATGTTTTGAAAGGagaaataaaatatttttttcatttgAACATGGTATCGAACGAGTCTATGAGTCATGGTGTGGTTCTTGGCAGAAATTTTATGAATGCATGCGCGCAAAGCTTGGACCTAATCACTTTGAAAATGGTTACGTTAGACGCTGTAAATGAGAATGTTAATAATCAATTAAGTAATAATTCAGCAATACCGATAGAAAGTGATAAACTGCAAATTAAAACAATGGGCAAACGCATGAGTATAGGAAAAAACGAAAAGTTTAATGATAACACTAATAAAATAGTTAGAGATGAGGTGATTAAAGAAGCCAAA attgatgaaattgttAGTGATACCGTTAGTAAAGAGATTGATAAAATTGTTAGTGATACCGTTAGTAAAAAAAATGGATAA